One segment of Desulfovibrio sp. DNA contains the following:
- a CDS encoding S41 family peptidase — protein sequence MRLLVRLSLLVLLLAVGGMVALPGAPQCAEKKETSKEAPSKFDALKRFSQVLDLVERYYVRDVTQGDLINGAVKGMLQGLDPHSTFMNAEEYKEMQETTSGEFFGIGIEISMENGQVTVVTPIEDTPAYRAGLKSGDIILSINGQPAQELSLQEVVSRIRGPKGSEVELAILHSDAKSPQTVRLVRDAIPLISVKSKKLEDGYYWIRLTRFSERTTEELRDALKAAEKETKNSGGIKGIVLDLRNNPGGLLDQAVSVSDTFLDKGVIVSIKGRRDNTDRVYEAKKQGDDIHAPMVVLINAGSASASEIVAGALRDQKRALTVGERSFGKGSVQNIIPLSDGSGLKLTVALYYTPNGSSIQAEGVVPDVEVPFEAPRTDDKDNSRLMVREQDLNRHIENGKDKKSSKAKNGKEDAAEQLARDNQLRMALQMVKSLPKMREIRN from the coding sequence ATGCGTCTTCTTGTCCGTCTTAGCCTTCTTGTGCTTCTGCTTGCCGTGGGCGGCATGGTCGCCCTGCCGGGCGCTCCCCAGTGCGCCGAAAAAAAGGAAACGTCCAAGGAAGCCCCCAGTAAGTTTGATGCGCTCAAGCGCTTCAGTCAGGTTCTTGATCTGGTGGAGCGTTATTATGTGCGTGATGTGACGCAGGGCGACCTTATCAATGGCGCTGTCAAGGGCATGCTTCAGGGCCTTGACCCGCACTCCACCTTTATGAACGCCGAAGAATACAAAGAAATGCAGGAGACCACCTCCGGCGAATTCTTTGGTATTGGCATAGAAATTTCCATGGAGAACGGCCAGGTTACGGTGGTGACTCCCATTGAGGACACCCCCGCCTATCGGGCCGGTCTCAAGTCTGGCGATATTATTCTGTCCATCAACGGGCAGCCCGCGCAGGAACTCTCGTTGCAGGAAGTTGTTTCCCGCATCCGTGGCCCCAAGGGCTCGGAGGTGGAGCTTGCCATCCTGCACAGCGATGCCAAGTCCCCGCAGACTGTCCGCCTTGTGCGCGATGCCATTCCGCTTATCAGCGTGAAGTCCAAGAAGCTTGAGGACGGCTATTACTGGATTCGTCTCACGCGTTTTTCTGAGCGCACCACCGAAGAACTGCGCGACGCTCTTAAGGCGGCAGAAAAGGAAACCAAGAATTCCGGCGGCATCAAGGGCATTGTGCTTGACCTGCGCAATAACCCCGGCGGACTGCTTGATCAGGCTGTGAGTGTTTCTGACACGTTCCTCGACAAGGGCGTCATCGTTTCCATCAAGGGACGGCGTGACAATACTGACCGCGTGTACGAAGCCAAAAAGCAGGGCGATGACATTCATGCGCCTATGGTGGTGCTGATCAACGCTGGTTCCGCCTCCGCTTCTGAAATTGTGGCTGGCGCCCTGCGCGACCAGAAGCGCGCCCTCACTGTGGGCGAGCGTTCTTTCGGCAAGGGATCCGTGCAGAACATTATTCCGCTTTCTGACGGCTCCGGCCTCAAGCTCACGGTTGCCCTGTACTACACGCCCAACGGCAGCTCCATTCAGGCCGAAGGCGTTGTGCCTGATGTGGAAGTGCCGTTTGAAGCCCCCCGCACGGACGACAAGGATAACTCCCGCCTTATGGTGCGCGAGCAGGATCTGAACCGTCACATTGAAAACGGCAAGGACAAAAAATCTTCCAAGGCCAAGAACGGCAAGGAAGATGCCGCCGAGCAGCTCGCGCGCGACAACCAGTTGCGCATGGCCCTGCAAATGGTCAAGAGCCTCCCCAAAATGCGGGAAATCAGGAATTAA
- a CDS encoding rubrerythrin family protein — MSTTQENLMAAFAGESQANRKYLAFAVAADKEGMPQVAKLFRAAAAAETVHAHAHLKNAGKIGDTMANLKSAIEGETYEFTTMYPDMIKQAQAEGQSAVAKYFDFANQVEEIHAKLYKKALENPAALPATDYYVCKVCGYTHEGPCDACPVCGGGAAAFFKVED; from the coding sequence ATGAGCACCACACAAGAAAATTTGATGGCGGCCTTTGCCGGTGAATCCCAGGCCAACCGCAAGTACCTTGCCTTTGCTGTAGCTGCCGACAAGGAAGGCATGCCTCAGGTTGCCAAGCTGTTCCGCGCTGCTGCGGCTGCTGAAACCGTTCACGCCCATGCCCACCTCAAGAATGCTGGCAAGATCGGCGACACCATGGCCAACCTCAAGTCGGCCATCGAAGGTGAAACCTACGAATTCACCACCATGTATCCCGACATGATCAAGCAGGCTCAGGCTGAAGGCCAGAGCGCCGTTGCCAAATATTTTGACTTTGCCAACCAGGTGGAAGAAATCCACGCCAAGCTCTACAAAAAAGCTCTGGAAAATCCCGCCGCTCTGCCTGCCACCGATTATTACGTGTGCAAGGTTTGCGGCTATACCCATGAAGGCCCTTGCGACGCGTGTCCTGTGTGCGGCGGCGGCGCGGCTGCTTTCTTCAAGGTTGAAGACTAG
- a CDS encoding hydrogenase maturation nickel metallochaperone HypA, which produces MHEMSIAQSLLQMAEDEIARQGCTRLEVVNVTYGSLSGVVPESLQFCFEVMVQGTQHEGARLELTELPLRLRCSACGKVFGGEGQDALWLPCPDCGEQFGHVVEQGRELYLNRLEAS; this is translated from the coding sequence ATGCACGAAATGTCCATAGCACAAAGCCTGTTGCAGATGGCTGAGGATGAAATAGCCCGTCAGGGCTGCACTCGTCTGGAAGTTGTGAACGTCACGTACGGTTCGCTTTCTGGTGTTGTGCCCGAGTCGCTGCAATTTTGTTTTGAAGTCATGGTGCAGGGTACCCAGCACGAAGGCGCGCGCCTGGAGCTTACCGAGCTTCCGCTACGGCTGCGCTGCTCCGCCTGTGGTAAAGTTTTTGGCGGGGAGGGGCAGGATGCCCTCTGGCTGCCGTGCCCCGATTGCGGCGAGCAGTTCGGGCATGTGGTTGAGCAGGGCAGGGAACTGTATCTCAACCGTCTGGAAGCCAGCTAA
- a CDS encoding AMIN domain-containing protein: MNKVILGLLVAVCVLGMALIMLNERMRKPEPANPAGIIAPVTSPDEAPPADAGNQSATSPSLHLPPQTQGGIPDLNASGEAPARAPIPSLKPEEKSAPTSNVAAAEPQPAVAKPVVQPKPATPVTEKTAPTAEPAKAAPQRKNITKFVVLARDKGATVRLVGAAPIAYKNMQLSGPERLVIDLDGKWQVKAPGVPKNPAVTNVRIGKGDDKTRIVIDLTGKIQPKFTLSKDGHTLDIRLDH, translated from the coding sequence ATGAACAAAGTAATTCTCGGTCTTCTTGTGGCAGTGTGCGTTCTGGGCATGGCGCTTATCATGCTCAATGAACGCATGCGCAAGCCTGAACCAGCAAATCCCGCAGGCATTATCGCGCCTGTCACCTCCCCGGATGAGGCCCCGCCCGCCGACGCTGGCAACCAATCCGCTACATCTCCTTCCCTGCATCTGCCCCCGCAGACCCAGGGCGGCATTCCTGACCTCAACGCCAGCGGCGAGGCCCCGGCCCGTGCGCCCATCCCCAGCCTGAAGCCGGAGGAAAAGAGCGCCCCGACAAGCAATGTAGCCGCCGCCGAACCCCAGCCAGCCGTAGCCAAGCCCGTCGTGCAGCCCAAACCTGCGACCCCGGTTACAGAAAAAACAGCGCCAACGGCAGAACCCGCCAAGGCCGCGCCGCAGCGCAAGAACATCACCAAGTTTGTGGTTCTTGCACGCGATAAGGGCGCTACCGTGCGCCTCGTGGGTGCCGCGCCCATTGCCTACAAAAATATGCAGCTCAGCGGCCCTGAACGTCTGGTCATTGATCTGGACGGCAAGTGGCAGGTTAAGGCGCCCGGCGTGCCCAAGAACCCTGCGGTGACCAACGTGCGCATTGGCAAGGGCGATGACAAAACGCGCATTGTCATTGACCTGACGGGCAAGATTCAGCCCAAGTTCACGCTTTCAAAAGATGGTCACACCCTGGACATCCGTCTGGATCACTAG
- the ndk gene encoding nucleoside-diphosphate kinase, with protein MQSTFAIIKPDAVSRNLTGEILAAMEASGLKIVALKRLRLSKAQAAGFYAVHSERPFFDSLTDYMSSGPVVCVVLRGEDAVPRWRALMGATNPAQAEPGTLRHRYGQSLEANAVHGSDAAETAAFEIGYFFSGLEITE; from the coding sequence ATGCAATCCACTTTCGCCATTATCAAGCCTGACGCAGTTTCGCGCAATCTGACCGGGGAAATTCTGGCTGCCATGGAAGCTTCCGGCCTCAAAATAGTGGCACTCAAGCGTTTGCGCCTTTCCAAGGCCCAGGCTGCGGGCTTTTATGCCGTCCACAGCGAGCGCCCCTTTTTTGATAGCCTGACCGACTACATGTCTTCCGGCCCGGTGGTTTGCGTTGTATTGCGCGGCGAAGACGCGGTGCCCCGCTGGCGCGCCCTCATGGGGGCCACCAATCCGGCTCAGGCGGAGCCCGGCACCCTGCGTCACAGGTATGGCCAAAGCCTGGAAGCCAATGCTGTTCACGGCTCGGATGCCGCTGAAACCGCGGCTTTTGAAATAGGCTACTTCTTCAGCGGCCTGGAAATCACGGAGTAA
- a CDS encoding divergent polysaccharide deacetylase family protein, with protein sequence MRDTKLSDSLLAGPLRFAGGLSASAQLAVGGLLWLLCSLAVSCWVYWQLEAPAQKQAAASGAALPFAVAHKSAGALASGAGFDKALALESMDALLARTLPLALPQAQWQQLPLQKSLLAETSQLPAGASIPPNPTAPAGQAADVATYASAADLRQFTVSGPCAPLRLGLALLQGLRDQNSVLERASARVEVRWTSQGTLEVLLNHLVYYVVSFPGREGQLSDLAQPLPQEPLAIVIDDMGQKLESAEVLASLPFPVTLAIWPRSPHAQETAEIAASRRLDCLLHQPMEALPRALHGRPDPGPGALLTSMSAQEVQTVLEDNLRILPSVIGFNNHMGSAFTGDISLCRTLCSMLGGRGLAVLDSVTRPDPQLALAAREAGLVSLARDVFLDTRRDTAAILSTLDAAAARARAQGMAVAIGHPYPETLRALRDWQDKDGVAVVPLRRILWKLAQDGAAVAARSYPANNNMEKE encoded by the coding sequence TTGCGCGACACAAAGTTATCAGACAGCCTTCTGGCCGGGCCCTTGCGGTTCGCCGGGGGGCTGTCTGCTTCTGCACAGCTTGCCGTGGGCGGCCTGCTGTGGCTTTTATGCAGCTTGGCCGTATCCTGCTGGGTATATTGGCAACTGGAAGCCCCGGCCCAGAAGCAGGCTGCTGCCTCGGGCGCGGCTTTGCCCTTTGCCGTTGCCCACAAATCCGCAGGCGCGCTTGCCAGTGGGGCTGGCTTTGACAAGGCGCTGGCTCTGGAAAGCATGGACGCGCTGCTTGCGCGTACACTCCCGCTGGCCTTACCTCAGGCGCAGTGGCAGCAGCTTCCTTTGCAAAAAAGTCTGCTTGCCGAAACATCGCAATTGCCCGCCGGGGCAAGCATTCCTCCCAATCCCACCGCTCCCGCAGGGCAGGCGGCAGATGTCGCCACATATGCTAGTGCGGCGGATCTGCGGCAGTTCACTGTCAGCGGCCCATGCGCGCCACTGCGCCTTGGGCTGGCTCTGCTTCAGGGGCTGCGCGATCAAAATTCTGTTCTGGAAAGGGCAAGCGCGCGCGTCGAGGTGCGCTGGACGTCGCAAGGAACCCTTGAAGTCCTCCTCAATCATCTGGTATACTATGTTGTTAGCTTTCCTGGTCGGGAGGGGCAGCTTTCAGATTTGGCCCAACCTTTGCCGCAGGAGCCCCTGGCTATTGTCATCGATGACATGGGCCAGAAGCTCGAATCCGCAGAAGTTCTTGCCTCGCTGCCGTTTCCTGTGACTCTGGCCATCTGGCCGAGGTCTCCCCATGCGCAGGAAACAGCCGAGATTGCGGCATCCCGGCGGCTTGATTGCCTGTTACATCAGCCCATGGAGGCCCTGCCTCGGGCCTTGCATGGCAGGCCGGACCCTGGCCCGGGCGCGCTGCTCACCAGTATGAGCGCGCAGGAAGTGCAGACCGTGCTTGAGGACAATCTGCGGATTTTGCCCTCGGTCATTGGCTTCAACAACCACATGGGGTCAGCTTTTACTGGTGATATTTCGCTGTGCAGAACACTGTGCAGCATGCTTGGCGGGCGAGGGCTCGCCGTGCTCGACAGTGTGACGCGCCCAGACCCCCAGCTGGCACTTGCTGCCAGAGAGGCGGGGCTGGTCAGCCTTGCACGCGATGTTTTTCTGGATACGCGCCGCGACACTGCGGCCATTCTGTCTACGCTGGACGCGGCGGCAGCCCGCGCCCGCGCTCAAGGCATGGCTGTGGCCATTGGCCATCCTTATCCTGAAACCCTGCGCGCTCTGCGCGACTGGCAGGACAAGGACGGCGTGGCGGTGGTGCCCTTGCGGCGCATACTCTGGAAACTGGCCCAGGACGGAGCCGCCGTTGCGGCGCGTTCTTATCCTGCTAACAACAACATGGAAAAGGAGTAA
- a CDS encoding tetratricopeptide repeat protein: MRRSKFSGVFSFSADWTESRSKTHYFVWELPDGAFAVQELNAAFQPVAEVERINAKTFSQSFKAEHNILAMPVITPDLSHFESAPPAPAPKQTDAAADQPARKASAPKAKTGSVPLQTLSKAKLPDSVEVAPEQPDMGLIPFPSRTATGVTAVHYDEGPAPAATAGVAGAAAAAPKRAYDLEAARKAKVVESKLRETFRQTLLRLKRPRERKAALLALEQLAQTKDGIIPAHKHMFRDFGVRLRQNSQPDLALLFSRKAVELAPEDDHAHFNLARILCSLGLYDEAATHIGTALSMSSGEPLYFKLLEHIRELKRTRGAGKPTPQR, from the coding sequence ATGCGTCGCTCAAAATTTTCTGGCGTCTTCTCATTCTCTGCCGACTGGACAGAGAGCCGCAGCAAAACGCACTACTTCGTCTGGGAGCTTCCAGACGGAGCCTTTGCGGTGCAGGAACTCAACGCCGCGTTCCAGCCTGTGGCAGAGGTGGAGCGCATAAACGCAAAAACCTTTTCCCAGTCATTCAAGGCAGAGCACAATATTTTGGCTATGCCTGTGATCACGCCGGATCTCAGCCATTTTGAATCCGCCCCGCCCGCACCAGCGCCCAAACAAACGGATGCTGCGGCAGACCAGCCTGCCCGCAAAGCGAGCGCACCCAAGGCCAAAACAGGGAGCGTGCCGCTCCAGACGCTTTCAAAGGCCAAACTGCCAGATTCCGTGGAAGTGGCCCCCGAGCAGCCCGATATGGGGCTTATTCCCTTTCCTTCCCGCACCGCCACCGGCGTCACCGCTGTTCACTATGACGAAGGCCCAGCGCCTGCTGCTACTGCTGGCGTTGCTGGCGCGGCCGCTGCCGCGCCCAAGAGGGCCTACGACCTTGAAGCCGCCCGCAAGGCCAAGGTCGTGGAATCAAAGCTGCGGGAGACTTTTCGCCAGACATTGCTGCGCCTCAAACGCCCGCGCGAGCGCAAGGCAGCACTGCTCGCCCTTGAGCAACTGGCGCAGACCAAGGACGGCATCATACCCGCCCACAAGCATATGTTCCGTGATTTTGGCGTACGTCTGCGCCAGAATTCCCAGCCCGACCTCGCCCTGCTTTTTTCACGCAAGGCAGTGGAACTGGCCCCCGAGGACGATCACGCCCACTTCAACCTGGCGCGCATTCTCTGTTCGCTTGGCCTGTATGACGAAGCCGCCACCCACATCGGCACGGCTTTGAGCATGTCCAGCGGAGAGCCTCTCTACTTCAAGCTGTTGGAACACATCCGCGAACTCAAACGCACGCGCGGCGCTGGCAAGCCCACGCCCCAGCGCTGA
- the hypB gene encoding hydrogenase nickel incorporation protein HypB, translating to MQIPVVRNVLEANEKMADNVRRLLTEKGILSLNLISSPGAGKTTLLERTLSDLAGEFRMAVVEGDLQTDNDARRVAATGAQAVQINTDGGCHLDSNMILTSLESLDLTGVDILFIENVGNLVCPVEFDCGEDAKVALLSVAEGDDKPEKYPLLFNLAKAMVLNKVDLLPYVDFDLARARNFATKLNKDLDIFEVSCRKGDGLEGWYNWLRSMRAAKKEGRL from the coding sequence ATGCAAATTCCTGTGGTTCGCAATGTATTGGAAGCCAACGAAAAAATGGCCGATAACGTGCGTCGGCTGCTTACAGAAAAGGGAATATTGTCGCTGAATCTCATCAGCTCCCCCGGCGCGGGCAAAACCACCCTGCTGGAACGCACCCTGAGCGATCTGGCCGGAGAATTCCGCATGGCGGTGGTGGAAGGCGACCTTCAGACAGATAACGATGCCCGCCGCGTTGCCGCCACAGGCGCGCAGGCCGTGCAGATCAATACAGACGGCGGCTGCCACCTCGACAGCAACATGATTTTGACCTCGCTGGAAAGTCTTGATCTTACTGGCGTGGATATTCTTTTTATTGAAAACGTAGGCAATCTGGTGTGCCCTGTGGAATTTGACTGCGGCGAAGACGCCAAGGTCGCCCTGCTGAGCGTTGCCGAAGGTGACGACAAGCCGGAAAAATACCCCCTGCTGTTCAACCTTGCCAAGGCAATGGTGCTCAACAAGGTCGATCTGCTGCCCTACGTGGATTTTGACCTTGCACGCGCCCGTAATTTTGCCACAAAGCTCAATAAGGATCTGGATATTTTTGAGGTTTCCTGCCGCAAAGGCGACGGCCTTGAGGGCTGGTACAACTGGCTGCGGAGCATGCGCGCCGCCAAGAAGGAAGGCAGGCTTTAA
- the proC gene encoding pyrroline-5-carboxylate reductase, whose protein sequence is MALKIGCVGCGNMGGAIMAGLARKGGYELCGYNRTAARMRPLEELGVRVMESPQAVAKAADVLVLGVKPYQAAEVLAQMRPELTAGKTLVSVAAGVSLQRLTEAVEGRCPVVRCMPNTPALVGMGVFALCFDDPDLPDASKADIQALFGALGVCVELPESKFTAFTALIGAGPAYVFAMMQGLVQAGVTLGFQHKESREMVTALFGGCAKMVEQSTSPIMQLRDDVCSPGGVTIAGVNVLDRAGLAGLLVDSVLAANARGKEMEN, encoded by the coding sequence ATGGCGCTCAAAATCGGCTGTGTCGGATGCGGCAACATGGGCGGGGCCATCATGGCCGGGCTTGCCCGCAAGGGCGGCTACGAATTGTGCGGTTACAACAGAACCGCTGCACGCATGCGCCCGCTTGAAGAGCTTGGCGTGCGTGTGATGGAAAGCCCCCAGGCCGTGGCGAAGGCCGCCGACGTGCTGGTGCTGGGCGTTAAACCTTATCAGGCGGCAGAGGTGCTTGCGCAGATGCGCCCAGAGCTGACAGCTGGGAAAACCCTGGTTTCCGTAGCAGCTGGCGTGAGCCTCCAGCGTCTCACCGAGGCAGTTGAAGGGCGTTGCCCAGTAGTGCGCTGCATGCCGAATACCCCGGCCCTTGTGGGCATGGGCGTGTTCGCCCTCTGCTTTGATGATCCTGACCTGCCCGATGCCAGCAAGGCCGACATTCAGGCTTTGTTCGGCGCGTTGGGAGTGTGCGTGGAATTGCCGGAAAGCAAGTTCACGGCGTTCACAGCCCTTATCGGGGCCGGGCCTGCCTATGTGTTTGCCATGATGCAGGGGCTTGTGCAGGCTGGTGTTACCCTTGGTTTTCAGCACAAGGAATCGCGCGAGATGGTCACGGCCCTTTTTGGCGGATGCGCCAAAATGGTCGAGCAGAGCACCTCGCCGATCATGCAGTTGCGTGACGATGTCTGCTCGCCCGGCGGGGTGACTATAGCGGGCGTGAACGTGCTTGACCGCGCGGGCCTTGCTGGCCTGTTGGTGGATTCCGTGCTGGCCGCCAATGCGCGCGGCAAGGAAATGGAAAACTAA